The proteins below come from a single Caulobacter segnis ATCC 21756 genomic window:
- a CDS encoding class I SAM-dependent methyltransferase — protein MPLRRHVLLLAAAVSLAAPAAFAATDQALKAAIASPTRPAGDVARDGARHPYESLTFWGLKPKQTVIEISPGGGYWTEILAPYAKATGGTYVAGVADLSNPKLSEGARKGRADFEARFSDAAKYGKPLFVNFGAASGPLGAPGSADLVLTARNVHNWTGAPGMADKVFADFFAVLKPGGFLAVEDHRADPRSEKDAGADGYLNTATVIAIAEKAGFKLDAQSEINANPKDTKDHPFGVWTLPPVKRTAPGGQPADPNFDRSKYDAIGESDRMTLRFRKPA, from the coding sequence ATGCCGCTTCGTCGTCACGTCCTGCTGCTGGCCGCCGCCGTCAGCCTCGCCGCTCCCGCCGCCTTCGCCGCGACCGATCAGGCGCTCAAGGCCGCGATCGCATCGCCCACCCGTCCAGCCGGCGACGTGGCCCGCGACGGCGCGCGTCACCCCTATGAGAGCCTGACCTTCTGGGGTCTGAAGCCCAAGCAGACGGTGATCGAGATTTCGCCGGGCGGCGGCTATTGGACCGAGATCCTGGCGCCCTACGCCAAGGCCACCGGCGGGACCTATGTCGCCGGCGTCGCCGACCTTTCCAATCCCAAGCTGTCGGAAGGCGCGCGCAAGGGTCGCGCCGACTTCGAGGCCCGCTTCTCCGACGCCGCCAAGTACGGCAAGCCGCTGTTCGTCAATTTCGGCGCGGCCTCGGGTCCCCTGGGCGCGCCGGGATCGGCCGACCTCGTCCTCACCGCCCGCAACGTCCACAACTGGACCGGCGCGCCCGGCATGGCCGACAAGGTGTTCGCCGACTTCTTCGCGGTGCTGAAGCCGGGCGGCTTCCTGGCGGTCGAGGATCACCGCGCCGATCCGCGTTCGGAGAAGGACGCGGGCGCCGACGGCTATCTGAACACGGCCACGGTGATCGCCATCGCCGAGAAGGCCGGCTTCAAGCTGGACGCCCAGTCGGAAATCAACGCCAACCCCAAGGACACCAAGGACCACCCGTTCGGCGTCTGGACCCTGCCGCCCGTAAAGCGCACGGCGCCCGGCGGCCAGCCGGCGGACCCCAACTTCGACCGGTCGAAGTACGATGCGATCGGCGAAAGCGACCGCATGACCCTGCGCTTCCGCAAGCCGGCCTGA
- a CDS encoding Hsp20 family protein, which yields MRTIDLSPLYRSLVGFDRLAAQLDAAARTEASSGYPPYNIERTGENDYRIEIAVAGFKPEELNVEVKENLLTVTGRKPANDDAKQYLHRGLAERNFERKFQLTDYLVVVDAELSNGLLSVSLKRELPEALKPRTVEIKASASPLIEGEKAA from the coding sequence ATGCGTACGATCGACCTTTCGCCCCTGTACCGCTCGCTCGTCGGTTTTGACCGCCTCGCCGCCCAGTTGGACGCCGCGGCCCGCACGGAAGCCAGCTCGGGCTATCCCCCCTACAATATCGAACGCACCGGCGAGAACGACTACCGCATCGAGATCGCGGTGGCCGGCTTCAAGCCGGAAGAGCTGAACGTCGAGGTGAAGGAAAACCTGCTGACCGTCACCGGCCGCAAGCCGGCCAACGACGACGCCAAGCAGTACCTGCACCGCGGGCTCGCCGAACGGAATTTCGAGCGCAAGTTCCAGCTGACCGACTACCTGGTGGTGGTCGACGCCGAGCTGTCGAACGGCCTGCTGTCCGTCTCGTTGAAGCGTGAACTGCCCGAGGCCCTGAAGCCCCGGACCGTGGAGATCAAAGCCAGCGCTTCGCCGCTGATCGAAGGTGAAAAGGCCGCCTAA
- a CDS encoding pentapeptide repeat-containing protein, giving the protein MNAAPSVAGRRRLSQAELDMIVTAHEKFVTGKPGGRRASLRFVQLSGLDLSFRNLTDADLSASILDDCRMVRTKLDRANLFGCDLRKSDMRQASLVRADLRGACLRGANLAQADLTQADFREGQVAIPHPRNGAEILRQETRRGEVDEVNFSGATLDGSEFSGVSAFKADFSDCSLRGAKLSGANLKDANLAGAILDGADVNGANFEGVNFAGAVMAGVDTSTAKVQRSALVGVLGAPTPAAIAKADELHQACLANQLWCKTGGKQGAVARLDGEDLRPLGDRLRGLRLTAMSARAACMVGLDLSNAHLQGANLQNADLRGANLQGADLRGAKLTGANLTKADLRQASLSPLPLGPERQALVNMEGARLRYAQAQAADLAGAVLDGADLRGADLTGARMAKARLRGADLSQVEGLDLSMPD; this is encoded by the coding sequence ATGAACGCCGCGCCAAGCGTGGCCGGGCGTCGTCGCCTGAGCCAGGCCGAGCTCGACATGATCGTAACGGCGCACGAGAAATTCGTTACCGGCAAGCCGGGTGGCCGTCGCGCCTCCCTTCGCTTCGTGCAGTTGTCGGGCCTTGATCTGTCGTTCCGAAATCTGACCGACGCAGACCTTTCCGCCTCGATTCTGGACGACTGCCGGATGGTGCGCACCAAGCTGGACCGCGCCAATCTGTTCGGCTGCGACCTGCGCAAGTCCGATATGCGCCAGGCTTCGCTGGTGCGCGCCGATCTGCGCGGCGCCTGCCTGCGCGGCGCCAATCTGGCGCAAGCCGATCTCACCCAGGCCGACTTTCGCGAAGGCCAGGTCGCCATTCCGCACCCGCGCAACGGCGCCGAGATCCTGAGGCAGGAGACCCGGCGAGGCGAGGTCGACGAGGTCAACTTCTCCGGCGCGACCCTGGATGGCTCCGAGTTCAGCGGCGTATCGGCCTTCAAGGCCGACTTCAGTGATTGCTCCCTGCGCGGCGCCAAGCTCTCGGGCGCGAACCTGAAAGACGCCAACCTGGCCGGCGCGATCCTGGACGGCGCGGACGTCAACGGCGCCAATTTCGAAGGCGTGAATTTCGCCGGCGCCGTGATGGCCGGTGTCGACACCTCGACCGCGAAGGTCCAACGCTCGGCCCTGGTCGGCGTGCTCGGCGCCCCGACCCCCGCGGCCATCGCCAAGGCCGATGAGTTGCACCAAGCCTGTTTGGCCAACCAACTCTGGTGCAAGACCGGCGGCAAGCAGGGCGCGGTCGCGCGGCTCGACGGCGAAGACCTGCGACCGCTCGGCGACCGGCTGCGCGGGTTGCGGCTGACGGCGATGAGCGCGCGAGCCGCCTGCATGGTCGGGCTGGATCTGTCGAACGCCCACCTGCAGGGCGCCAATCTGCAGAACGCCGACCTGCGCGGCGCCAATCTGCAGGGGGCCGACCTGCGCGGCGCCAAGCTGACGGGCGCGAACCTGACCAAGGCCGATCTGCGCCAGGCTTCCCTGTCGCCGCTTCCCCTCGGCCCCGAGCGCCAGGCCCTGGTCAACATGGAGGGCGCTCGGCTGCGCTATGCGCAGGCGCAAGCCGCCGATCTCGCGGGCGCCGTGCTGGACGGCGCGGATTTGCGCGGAGCCGACCTGACCGGTGCGCGCATGGCCAAGGCGCGCCTGCGCGGCGCGGATCTCAGCCAGGTCGAAGGTCTCGACCTCTCCATGCCGGACTGA